In Procambarus clarkii isolate CNS0578487 chromosome 25, FALCON_Pclarkii_2.0, whole genome shotgun sequence, the following proteins share a genomic window:
- the LOC138368326 gene encoding uncharacterized protein, translating to MATSLPPSGDTHSDPSQNASDAFASTSGTSPHDLQYDQSLHPSIARYDDTSSSDEAASDGSFTVHKSRKTLRKERKLRGGNNSVKTTNVTPTTGGAPRPTLAPRNKYARLAFPSHVTSDQRYAWMRRDLPNHFPDPIDLIIPRHASPYIYVARSDEVTISALLQGRVGGITFSKADSPERSRRYREYLVTSYPRDLDVSHAKELPGVHSARRIKSGGKPLNRIVIVWEHETPPPSHHTFLGPYQPACPITPWASSAVMCFNCQHFGHVAKHCQSSGTCAFCAANHLAKDCPNKDHAPGTDETTSSATKHKCSRCLREGVTAWHKDCVRRPPPHSTVRQLPAALKPL from the coding sequence ATGGCCACTTCCCTCCCGCCTTCTGGGGACACCCACAGCGACCCTTCCCAAAATGCTTCAGACGCATTTGCGTCCACTTCGGGCACCTCCCCGCATGACTTACAGTATGACCAATCACTCCATCCCAGTATAGCCAGGTATGACGACACCAGCTCAAGTGATGAAGCAGCCTCGGATGGTAGTTTTACTGTACACAAAAGCCGGAAGACCTTACGTAAAGAGAGAAAGTTAAGGGGAGGTAACAATTCTGTCAAGACGACCAATGTCACCCCCACAACGGGAGGGGCACCACGACCCACCCTAGCACCCCGTAAtaaatatgccaggctggcatttCCATCTCACGTTACCAGTGACCAGAGGTACGCCTGGATGAGACGTGACCTTCCTAACCATTTTCCTGACCCCATTGACCTCATAATCCCTAGACACGCCTCGCCCTACATCTACGTAGCCAGGTCCGATGAAGTCACCATCTCGGCCCTACTCCAAGGTCGAGTGGGTGGCATCACATTCAGTAAAGCAGACTCTCCTGAGAGGTCCAGGAGGTACAGAGAGTACCTTGTCACATCCTACCCTCGTGACCTTGACGTCTCCCATGCGAAAGAACTACCAGGTGTGCACAGTGCAAGACGCATCAAGTCTGGAGGCAAGCCACTCAACAGGATTGTCATCGTCTGGGAACATGAGACGCCGCCCCCCAGTCATCACACGTTCCTAGGCCCCTACCAGCCAGCCTGCCCCATAACACCCTGGGCGTCCTCAGCTGTCATGTGTTTTAACTGTCAACACTTTGGTCACGTAGCCAAGCACTGTCAATCTTCAGGCACCTGTGCCTTCTGTGCAGCCAATCATCTCGCTAAAGACTGCCCCAATAAAGACCACGCCCCTGGGACCGATGAAACCACATCCTCAGCCACCAAGCACAAGTGTTCCAGGTGCTTGCGGGAGGGCGTGACCGCCTGGCACAAGGACTGTGTCAGGCGGCCTCCCCCGCACAGCACAGTAAGGCAAttaccagcagctctcaaaccattgtaa